In one window of Octopus bimaculoides isolate UCB-OBI-ISO-001 chromosome 20, ASM119413v2, whole genome shotgun sequence DNA:
- the LOC106873817 gene encoding peroxidase mlt-7 — protein MKNPLVMALYHVFLREHNRLVETLTPACGSTGCRNEARTLLIAMFQHIVCNEYLPLLLGSSARCLNTSNYTYDNTSSPMVSNAFAVAYKLVGASMLRDTVTIGGNLNVSVKTILNDSTQVDSDLEMTNIVNGMLTDYSLKIGREIPCSFRDDCQYSDIVSVLIQDTRYFGIPPYFVWLALTVNSTDMPSTIDNLPYQTPANLIATDSSYQNLYDIDFLTGALSENVVPGAMVGPTLKRLFEDTFNSLQRGDRLYFDNAGVFTDDQLNVIRNVTMAQLLCRNVEGLTEVKENAFVHNSPLVQCSSFPDIDFCRYCNSSTGWTAFVTVPNPCFQFQLKYRFCQSTNPVACPCLGSPFEITPCPSAIVDSVMYLQSRVLESIMANDTQSKDYHAIRDETNMIKRMLELYEEHFTKSI, from the exons ATGAAAAACCCCTTAGTGATGGCATTATATCATGTTTTTCTCCGTGAACACAATAGACTTGTCGAGACACTTACCCCAGCTTGCGGCAGCACAGGTTGCCGAAATGAAGCAAGGACGTTGTTGATTGCCATGTTCCAGCATATTGTATGTAACGAATATTTACCACTGTTGCTCGGCTCCTCAGCTAGATGTTTGAATACAAGTAATTATACTTACGATAACACAAGTTCGCCTATGGTTTCTAATGCTTTCGCCGTTGCCTACAAATTAGTTGGGGCTTCGATGTTGAGAGATACTGTAACTATCGGTGGAAATTTAAATGTTTCTGTGAAAACTATACTGAACGACTCAACGCAAGTAGACTCAGATCTCGAGATGACGAACATTGTTAATGGAATGCTGACAGACTACAGTCTTAAAATCGGAAG agaaatACCCTGTTCTTTTCGAGACGACTGCCAATACTCCGATATAGTGTCAGTCTTAATCCAAGACACGCGTTATTTTGGAATACCACCGTACTTCGTTTGGCTGGCGCTCACAGTTAATTCAACTGATATGCCTTCAACGATTGATAATTTGCCCTACCAGACACCTGCGAATCTAATAGCCACAGATTCATCTTATCA aAACCTCTACGACATTGATTTCTTAACTGGGGCTTTATCGGAGAACGTAGTTCCTGGTGCGATGGTTGGACCAACATTAAAAAGATTATTCGAAGATACTTTTAATTCATTGCAAAGAGGTGACAGACTTTATTTTGATAACGCCGGTGTATTCACAGATG ACCAACTAAATGTGATCAGAAATGTGACTATGGCTCAACTATTGTGTCGTAACGTAGAGGGTTTaactgaagtaaaagaaaatgcttttgtACATAATTC GCCGCTGGTCCAGTGTTCTTCTTTTCCAGATATAGATTTTTGCAGATACTGTAATTCTTCAACGGGATGGACCGCTTTTGTAACTGTTCCAAACCCttgttttcaatttcaattaaagTACCGTTTTTGTCAGTCAACCAATCCAGTTGCATGCCCTTGCCTAGGAAGTCCATTTGAAATAACACCCTGTCCGTCTGCTATTGTGGACTCGGTTATGTATCTGCAGTCTCGTGTACTCGAATCGATAATGGCTAATGACACGCAATCCAAAGACTATCATGCCATACGTGATGAAACAAATATGATCAAAAGAATGTTGGAACTGTACGAGGAACACTTCACGAAAAGTATATGA
- the LOC106877966 gene encoding heme peroxidase 2, which produces MALYHVFLREHNRLVGRLNQTCNNTDCRNEARTLLIAMFQHIICNEYLPLLLGTNTSVKCLNTSTHTYNSTNLPMVSNSFAAAYKLVGASMLRDTVGSNVLVHDVPLTSNTEMTNIVNGMLTNCSLKIGREIPCAYRNNCQYSDIVSILTQDTRYLGLPPYFVWLALTVPIANLPTSIPDLPHHNTSMKIALSNTHQSIFDIEFLTGALSENVVPGAMVGPTLKRLFEDTFNLLQRNDRLYFENAGVFTDEQLAEIRNVTMAQLLCRNVEGLTEVKENAFVHNSSTVQCSSLPDIDFCKYCGVSRNWSAFVTVAVPCVRLQLKYRLCQSTRPLACPCLGSPFEIIPCPSPNSLNILDPVMIMRSKILAQTMGNDTQSIAYYTMGNDYKLVDRMWEIFFMLF; this is translated from the exons ATGGCATTATATCATGTTTTCCTTCGTGAACACAATAGACTTGTCGGTAGACTTAATCAAACTTGCAACAATACAGATTGCCGAAATGAAGCAAGGACGTTGTTAATTGCAATGTTCCAGCATATTATATGCAACGAATATTTACCACTGCTGCTCGGTACGAACACCTCAGTTAAATGTTTGAATACAAGTACTCATACTTACAATAGCACAAATTTGCCTATGGTTTCTAATTCTTTCGCCGCTGCCTATAAATTAGTTGGGGCTTCGATGTTGAGAGATACTGTAGGTTCGAATGTTCTTGTGCACGATGTACCATTAACCTCAAATACCGAGATGACAAACATTGTTAATGGAATGCTGACAAACTGCAGTTTAAAAATCGGAAG agaaatACCCTGTGCTTATCGAAACAATTGTCAATATTCCGATATAGTGTCAATCTTAACCCAAGACACGCGTTATTTAGGACTACCACCGTACTTCGTTTGGCTGGCACTCACAGTTCCGATTGCTAATTTGCCTACAAGTATTCCCGATTTGCCTCACCACAATACTTCAATGAAAATTGCCTTATCAAATACTCATCA AAGCATCTTCGACATTGAATTCTTAACTGGGGCTTTATCGGAGAACGTAGTTCCTGGCGCGATGGTTGGACCAACATTAAAAAGATTATTCGAAGATACTTTTAATTTATTGCAAAGAAATGACAGACTTTATTTTGAGAACGCCGGTGTATTCACAGATG AGCAACTTGCAGAGATCAGAAATGTGACTATGGCTCAACTATTGTGTCGTAACGTAGAGGGTTTaactgaagtaaaagaaaatgcttttgtACATAACTC GTCGACGGTCCAGTGCTCTTCTTTACCAGATATAGATTTTTGCAAATACTGTGGTGTTTCAAGGAATTGGTCCGCTTTTGTAACTGTTGCAGTCCCTTGTGTTAGATTACAATTAAAGTACCGTCTTTGTCAGTCAACCAGACCACTTGCTTGCCCTTGCCTAGGAAGTCCATTTGAAATAATACCATGTCCATCTCCGAATTCACTTAATATTTTGGACCCGGTTATGATAATGCGGAGTAAGATACTCGCACAGACGATGGGTAATGACACGCAATCCATAGCCTATTATACCATGGGTAATGACTACAAACTGGTCGACAGAATGTGGGAGATATTCTTTATGTTATTCTAG